The proteins below come from a single Prochlorococcus marinus str. MIT 9215 genomic window:
- a CDS encoding branched-chain amino acid transaminase, whose protein sequence is MHEFLPYAWFEGKCIPFKEAKISIATHALHYGTAAFGGMRAIPNPTNKEEFLLFRTDKHIKRLSQSAKLLLTDISEEYIFKALEEVIKRNKPVKPIYIRPFVYTSDLGIAPRLHNIETDFFIYCIELGDYLSPDGVSCRMSSWTRQEDRSLPLRGKISGAYITSSLAKTEASLSGFDEALLLNSSGKVSEASGMNLFIVRHGDLITPGVDQDILEGITRASVIELAKSFGINVIERPVDKTELLIADEVFLTGTAAKITPVKKIESSELNGERPIMNKLKSKLIEITEGRSQDYDNWVTRISLK, encoded by the coding sequence ATGCATGAATTTCTTCCATACGCCTGGTTTGAAGGTAAATGTATTCCATTTAAAGAAGCAAAAATATCAATAGCTACTCATGCACTGCACTATGGAACAGCTGCATTTGGAGGAATGCGAGCGATACCTAACCCTACAAATAAAGAAGAATTCCTTTTATTTAGAACTGATAAACACATAAAAAGATTATCTCAAAGTGCCAAATTACTCTTAACTGATATTTCTGAAGAATATATTTTTAAAGCCTTAGAGGAAGTTATAAAAAGAAATAAGCCAGTAAAACCTATCTATATAAGACCATTCGTATATACAAGCGATTTAGGCATAGCTCCAAGGTTACACAATATTGAAACAGATTTCTTTATTTATTGTATTGAATTAGGAGATTATTTATCCCCAGATGGTGTTTCTTGTAGAATGAGTAGCTGGACTAGACAAGAAGATAGATCTCTCCCATTGAGAGGAAAAATAAGTGGAGCTTACATTACTAGTTCATTAGCTAAAACAGAAGCTAGTTTATCGGGTTTTGATGAAGCCTTGCTATTAAATTCAAGTGGTAAGGTAAGCGAAGCTAGTGGTATGAATTTATTTATTGTAAGGCATGGTGACTTAATCACTCCTGGTGTTGATCAAGATATACTTGAGGGAATTACTAGAGCTAGTGTAATTGAATTAGCAAAATCTTTTGGAATAAATGTAATTGAAAGGCCTGTTGATAAAACAGAATTATTAATAGCAGATGAAGTTTTTCTAACTGGTACAGCAGCTAAAATTACACCAGTTAAAAAAATTGAGTCAAGTGAATTAAATGGTGAAAGACCAATAATGAATAAATTAAAAAGTAAGCTTATAGAAATAACAGAAGGTCGCTCACAAGACTATGATAATTGGGTAACAAGAATTTCTCTAAAATAA